The genomic interval CACGCCGAGCATGAGCCCGCGACCAGTGACCACAAAGCCGCTTTCGGTCAGTACGCGCACCAAAGCGGCCCCGACACGGCGCGACCGCTCGGGCAGCCTGCGGGCCGTGATCTCGGCGAGGGCCACGAGCGCGGCCTCGCAGGCCGGAGGTGCCCCGAAGTGCGTCGCCGTGTGGAGCGCGGCCCCGCCATGAGCGCCCCACGCCTCGAATGCCTCGGCACGACCGACGCACGCCGAGATGGGGAACCCGGCCCCGAGGGCCTTGCCGAAGCAGACGAGGTCCGGGAGCCACGAGCCGTCGGAGGCCTCGATGGACGCGATCATGGAGCCCGCGCGGCCGAGGCCGGTCCATATCTCGTCGGCGGCGAGCAGCGCGCCGTGCACACGCGCGAGCACGGAGAGCTCACGGAGGAACGACGGCGGCGGCTCGACGCACCCTCCACGCCCGAGCAGCGGCTCCACGAGGACGAGGCCCACGTCGCCACGCTGGAGCACGCGCTCGGCGGTCGATAGGGCGACGTCGAGATCGGACGGATCGTGAGGGTAAGGCGCGAACGACACGAAGGCGCCGAGCTGGTCGGCGAAGGGCTCACGGAACGCGGGGGCGAGGCCACACGCGGCGAGGGGGCCGTGCGAGAGCCCGTGGTACGCGCCCTCGAACGCGAGCACACCGCGCCGCCCTCGGGCGAGCACCGCGGTCTTCATGGCGCACGTGACGGCGTCGGCCCCGGAGAGCCCGAGCATCACGCGCGCGCCGGGCTCGGGGTAAAGCGCCGCGAGGGCCTCGCAGAGCCGCACCTTGGCCTCGGACGCGTAGACGTCGCCGAGCGCGACGGGCAATCGCTCGGCGGCCTTGGAGGCGGCACGCACCACCTCGGCGGGCGCGTGGCCGAGGGCGAGCGAGCCGAACCCGGCCACCAGATCGACGAACGCGTTGCCGTCCACGTCCCACACGATGTCGCCTTCGCCGTGAGAGAGCACGATCGGCGCGTGGTCTTCTCCGCTCGCCTTCGCGCGTGCGTCACGACGGGCCTCGAAGGCGGGGCACTCGACGGCGGCGAGGCGGGCCGACAGCTCGCGCGAGCGAGGCCCGGGGATTTCGGTCACGACGTTCGGCACGGGCATCGGGGGTCTCGTTCGAGCGGCGGGCACACGCCCGGGTTTTCCCCCCGGCAGAGGTTTACTGGGCCACGACCACGCGGTTTCGTCCGGTGCGCTTCGCCTCGTAGAGGCGCTCGTCGGAGTCGCGGATGAGGTCGAGCCCGGATTTGTGCGTGTCGAGCAGCTTGGCGACGCCCATCGAGATGGTCACCGGGATGCGCTCGTTCTGGAACACGAAGCGGTTCTCTTCGACCCGCGCGCGAATGTCGTGGGCGAGCTGAGCGGCTCCCTCGATGGTGGTCTCGGGGAGGAGGAGGGCGAACTCTTCGCCGCCGTAGCGCGCGAACACCTCGTCGCGACGGATACGCGCTTGGACGAGGCGCGCGAGCTCCTTCAGCACGTGGTCGCCCGCGAGGTGACCTTGCGTGTCGTTGATGCGCTTGAAGTGGTCGATGTCGAACATCACGAGGCACATGTCGCGCTGGTGCCTGCGCGCACGAATGATCTCCTTCTCGAGGGACTCGAGGAGGTAGCGCTTCACGTGCGCCTGCGTGAGACCATCGATGATGGTCATGCGGTAGATCTCTTCGTGGTACTGCGACTCGACGTCGGTGCCGGAGAGGTACTTGAAGATGGTGGGGCCGATCTTCACGCGATCGCCGTTGGCGAGCGCACACTCCCGGGCGATTTGGTCGTCGTTGACGTAGGTGCCGTTGGTGGAGCCGTCGTCGACGGCGTACCAGGTGCTGCTCCGCTGCTCGAAGTGCACGTGCCTGCGCGAGACGGAGTCGCCCTCGAGGACGATGTGGTTCTCGGGGCCTCGTCCGATGCGGAGCGGGCTCATGTCGAGGACGAAGCGCTTGCCGAGGAGGGTGGGCTCCTTCGTATAGATCACCACGAGGCAATCGCCCCCGCCAGGCCCTGCGGCCCCCGGTGGCTTCTGCACGATCGCGGTTACCCTCGTCTTCTCGTCGCCGTCGCCGCTCAACGATGTTGCTGCCGTAGAGCAGCCCTCCACCCAGGACGATACCGTCCATTGTTTCCCCGGGTCAAGGTCTCCGCGGCCCAGCTCTTGGCCGCTTTTTTATGAAATATCAGACACTTACAACGGCGCCCTGGGTTCGGCCGGGCGGGACGGCCGTGCGACCGTCGCCCAGCACACGTTGACGCAGGAATTCTGACACATCGGGTGACAGCCGAATCGTGTGCCGTAGGAAGTGAACCGGCTTCGCGCCCACGCGGGCCCCGGGCGCGAGCGGACCTTTCTCGGTCGCGAGCCAGGCATCGAGCCCGTGTCGCTTCGTGAGCTCATCGAGGACGGCGTGCGGCGCGTGTGCTGCGTGGTTCCCAAGGCTGAGGTGGACGACGGGCGGATGGGGAGCGAGCGAACGCACCACCCGGCCCGGACGCGCGACGGCCGTGACGAGCCCGTAACGAAGGCCCGCGAGCGGCACATCGAGCCCGTCACCGTCGATGGCCTCGACACGGGACGAAGCCACGGTCGGAACGACCCGATCGGCGCGACGGGCGAGCAGCGCCACCGCGAGGTCCCCGTCCTCGGGGCCGATCGCGAGGAGCGACAGGGTGGCTGGGAGTCCGAGGCCCCCGTCGACGACCAGCACGTCGCTCGTCGACGCCGCGTACCGCATCGCATCGGCCCGCGTCGGACCGACGACCACCCGCACTCCCGCCGAGCGGAGCTGCCTGTACGCGACGCGGGCCTCGTCGCCCGAGACGGAGAGAGGCGTGTCCTCGTCGACCTCGAGCGCGACACGCGGGTGGGCGCCGTAGGCGTGCCCCACGAACGTGATGCGCGCGCCCTCGGAGGCCAAGAACCTCGCGCACGCGACGGCGAGCGGCGTCTTTCCGGAGCCGCCGAGGCTCGCGCCACCGACCGTGACGATCCGCGCCGCGGACGGGAGCGTGAGCCTTCGTGCCCTCGTGCGACCGAGGAGGAGCGGCAGCGCGGCGAGGTCGAGCAGGGCGCGCGCCAAGGGAGACTTCCCCTCGCCATGGGCGATGCGCTCGACACGGGCGCGGAGCGTCTCGACGTCTTCCACGCGAGGCGCGTACCACGAGGATCCCCAAGCAGCCCGTTGATTCTCTCCCATCCCCCTTCGGGGACTTCCAAGGGTCGTCGGCCGCTCGCCGCCGCATCCCGACCGCCTTCGTTGCGATCCTGCGGTGCGTTCTCACCTACAAAAGTAGGCTCCGCGCGCTCCTCGGATCGCGCCTCGGCGGGTCGGGCGCGGACGTCGAACGGCCTCGGTCCGAAAATCAACAGGCTGCTAGCGGAAAGACCCGCCCCTCGCGGATCCCTCCGACGCACGACGGCGCTCGCCAAAGGCCGCGACCTGAGCGATGGTCTCGTCTCGGGGAGCACGATGGCGCGAATCGACGCGAAGGAGCTCGGGCGGCAGGCCTATCGGTCGGACCGGGAGGCGATGCGGGGAAGACCGAAGCTCCTCGCCGCGAAGGTGCGAAAGCAGCTCTCGTCGCCGTTCGCGTTCTTGCGAGGCCAAGCGGCGACCTTCTACACGATGCTCGCGGAGGCGCCGGAGCTCGAAGCCGGGCCCGAGGGCACGGGGACCCTCGTCGGAGACGCGCACCTCGAGAATTTCGGGGCGTACCGCGTCGATCGTGCCCACCGCGCGCGGCCTCCGAAGGGCACGGGGGGCACGCGCGAGGTCGCGTTCGACGTGAACGACTTCGACGACGCGTGGACCGGCCCGTTCCGCTACGACGTCGTGCGCCTCGCGACGAGCTTCCTCCTCGCGTCGCGGACCCACGGCCTCACCGGCTCGGCGACGCTCGACGCGCTCGATCGGCTGCTCGACGGGTACGCGGCCGGCGCCTTCGGGGGGCAGCTCCCTCGTGTGCCCGAGCCCGTGCGAGCGCTGGTCGCGCGGGTCGAGGCGCGCTCGGCGCGTGACTTCTTGGATGCTCGCACGACCGGCCGCGGCAAACGGAGGCGCTTCGTGCGGGACGGGCGTTATTTGCCGCTCGGGCGCCGCATTCAGGCCGAGATCCCTTCGGCGATGCAGGTCTACTCGGACGGGCTGCCCGAGCCCTCGCGCCTCTCCGCGCACGAGCTCACGGTCATCGACGCAGCCCTCCGCGTGGCGGGCAACGGGAGCCTCGGGGTGCTGCGTATCGCCGTGCTCGTACGCGGGAGAGACGAGGGCTGGCTCTTCGATCTCAAAGAAGAGCCCGACTCCCCCGCGCCCGCGAGGCTCGTCCCCGGAGACCACGGCGATCCGGTGGGGCGCGTCCTCTCGGCGTTCGCGACCTGCGTGGCAAGGCCTCCGTCACGCCTCGGCCGCACCCACGCGGGCGGGCGCGACCTGCTCGTGCGGCGGCTCGGCCCCGACGAGGACAAGCTCGACGTCACGAAGCTCTCGCGCGACGAGCTCACGACGCTCGTCCCGTATTTGGGCTCGCTCTTGGGCCGCGCGCACGCGCGCACGGCCGCGAAGGGCCGAAAGGAGCTTCGCGGTGTGGACCTGCGGGATCTCGGGGACCGCGCGTTCGTGCTCGCGGGCCTCCACGAGATCGCCTTTCTCGGCTACGCACGCGAAGCCACGAGCACCCCGGGGAGCTACTCCTTCTCGCGCATGAAGATGAAGTAGACCTCCTTCGAGTTCCCGCCCTTCTCGCGGTCGAAGCTCGAGATGAGCTTCCAACCTTGGGCGCCGAAGGCGTCGAGCTTGCTCTCGAAGTCCGGCTTGTCGAGGTCGAGGATGTCGAGGGCGAGGCGCTTGTAGACGAAACCCTTCATGCAAAAACGGTAAGGGAGTCGAGCGCTTTGGTCGAGTCTTTCGATGCGTTCAGGTTGACGAGCGAAGGTAGGGCGAGGTGGTAGAGTGGGTAGCGTGAAGCGCGTCCTGGCAGCCCTCTTCGGTGCCCTCCTCGTCACTTCGGTGGCCCCGAAGGCCCACGCGAACGGCAGATTTCCGGCCACGAACGCGCTGGTCGTGGCGCCGACGGACCCGACCTTCCTCGTGCTCCGCGCCACGTACGGCACCCTGATTTCGCGCGACGCTGGCAAGACCTGGGACTGGGTGTGCGAAGAGAGCGTCGGCTTCCGCGGCATCGAAGATCCCCCGCTCGCGGTGACCGCGTCGAAGGGGATCGTGGGGGCGCTCTTCGCGGGGCTCACCGTGTCGACCGATCAGGGGTGCAGCTTCTCCATGGTGAAGGGCGAGGCCGACAAGCGCGTCATGAACGACGTGGTCGTCCCGAAATCGCGCCCCCGTGACGTGCTCGCCATCGCCTCGAGCTTCGCGTCGCGCGACGACGCCGGGGCGAACCTGTACCAGTCGACGCTCTTCGCGAGCCAAGACGAGGGGCTCGCGTTCCGCGCCGTGGGAAAGCCCATCGATCCGACGATCTTGCTCGAGACGGTCGAGATCGCCGAGAGCGACCCGAAGCGCGTCTACCTGAGCGGGGCGCGGGAGCGGTCGGGCAAACGCGAGGGTGTGGTGCTCACATCGAGCGACGGCGGAGAGACCTTCACCGAGCACGTGCTCCCGCTCGTCGCCGAGGAGCGCGCGCCGTACATCGGGGCCGTCGATCCGAAGAACGCCGATCGGGTGTACGTGCGTACGGGGGGCTCCCCCGAGCTCGCCAAGAGCCGCCTGCTCGTCTCGGACGACGGCGCGAAGACCTTTCGAGAGGCCTGGGCCAGCGAGGGACCGATGACCGGGCTCGCGATCTCGCCGGACGGCGCCAAGGTGTACGCCGGGAGCGCCAAGGACGGCCTCGTGGTCGCCCCGAGCGGCACGCTCGTGTTCGAGAAGCGCGCGCAGATCTACGTGCAGTGCATCGCGGTCACCGCGACCCGCGTCTACCTGTGCTCGAACGAGCTCTACGGGTTCGTCGCGGGAGAGAGCGCAGACGACGGCCGAACCTTCACGCCGATGCTCCGCCTCTCGGGGCTGCGCGGGCCGCTCGCGTGCGCGCCGGGCACGACCACGCACGACCAGTGCGAGAAGCTCTGGCCACGCGTGAGGACCGAGCTCGGTGTCCCCGACGACGCCGGCGCCAAAGACGCGGGCGCAGCTCCGTCCCCTCCGCCCGCGGACGACAGCGGCGGGTGCGACACCACGGGGAAGGTCTCGGGGGCGGCTTCGGCGCTCGTCGTGGCGGGGCTCGTGCTCGCGTACGCCCGGGCACGGAGGCGCGAGACTGCACGAAAACGCACACCGTAAAGCACGGTTACTATTACGTTTTCGGGCGAGCACCCACGCCGCGTCGGCGCATGTAGGTCTCGAGGGCGCTCACGACCAAGGCGTGTCGCACGAGCCCTTCGTCGATGAGGAGGGGCACGTCCTCGAGGTCGACGAGGCACACCTCGAGCTCCTCGAGCTCGTCGAACGCGGTCTCTCCCGTGGGCACGACACCGTGGGCCGCGAACGAGTGGATCTGGTTTCCTTGCATGGCCGGGTTCGCGTCGACGCTCGAGAGCAGCGTGATGCCCTCGGGGCCGAGGGCGTAGCCGGCCTCTTCGGCGAGCTCGCGGCGCGCGGCGTCGATGGGGAGCTCGCCCGGGTCGATCGCCCCACCAGGGATTTCGAGGCTCATTTTCCCGGTACCGAAGCGGAACTGCCACACGAAGACGACCTGTTCTTCGGGCGTCACGGCGACGACGTTGCACCAGTCGGTGAAGCGGAACGTGTTCACCTCGGCGCGCGGGCGGCCGTCGCCGTCGACGATGTGGTGCCGCTCGATGCCGAAGATGCGGTACTCGGCCACGAGCTCGGAGCGCACGCGGGACCACGGCCTTATCGTGGGGCGCAGGTGGCGGACACGGGACATGGCGGGCTCATAGCACCCCCGCGCGCGCCGGGCCCGCGACGATTCGGCTCGGGAGCGGGGCCGATTTGGTGGTATGCGCTCCGACGACAGGCGGCCTCGCGATGGCGAACGTAGACAAATCCCAGAAGGCGAAGAAGGCGGGCGGCGAGAAGATCGTCACCAAGAACCGCCGCGCCACGTTCGACTACGAGATCGACGACACGTTCGAGGCGGGGCTCGTGCTCGTCGGCAGCGAGGTCAAGTCGCTCCGCGGCGGCAAGTGCGAGCTCGTCGACGCGTACGCGCAGGTCGAGCGCGGCGAGGCGTGGCTCAAGCAGATGTACATCGCGCCGTTCGAGCGCGCCGTCGCGTTCCCCCACGAGCCGCGGCGCTCGCGGAAGCTCCTCCTCCACATGCGCGAGATCGAGCGCATCGACCGGGCGATCTCGCGCGAGGGGTACACGCTCGTGCCGCTGCGCGTGTACTTCAAGGACGGGCGCTGCAAGGTGGAGCTCGGCCTCGCGAAGGGCAAGAAGGTGCACGACAAACGCGCCGACATGGCCCGCAAGACGGCCGACCGCGAGGCCAAGGCCGCCGTGGGCCGCGGCCGGAAAGGCGACACGTGAGCGACTCCCCTGCCCCGCACCTCGTGTGGACCTCGCCCTCGATGAAGGGCGGCTCGGCCACGATCGTGTCCGTGACCGAGACGACCTGCACGCTCGTGTCGACCCACCCGTCCCCGCCGGGCTCGCGCATCGACGCGACCTTCCCGAGCGCCTCCGGGGTGTCGTTCCGCGTGAAGATCCACGGCTCCAAAAAGCGCGACGACGGGCGCTTCGTGCTCGAGGGGCGCCCCATCGACATGACCCGCGACGTGCGCACGCTAGCGGCCGACCTCGCCGGGCAAAAATAGCCTTAGTTTCGGTCACTTACGGCGGCCTAATCGCCGTCGAGGGAGGCCGCGCGGGGGTCGTCGGCGAAGATGGCCGAGAGGTCGGACACGCTCGACAGCTCGCTCCAGAGGCCCCAGGCACGAACGGTCTTCTCGAGGTAGACGACGCGCTCGGCGCACCTCGCGATGGCCTGGAGGTTGTGCGTGACCAAGATCGCGGCCATCGAGTCGCTCGCGCTGATCTCGGCCATGAGGTCGACGATGGCCGCGCGACCGCCCACGTCCACGCCCGCCGTGGGCTCGTCGAGCACGAGCAGGTCGGGTTTGTTCACGAGCGCCCGCGCGAGGAATACACGCTGGGCCTCGCCGCCCGAGAGATCACGCATCTGCGCCTTCGCGAG from Myxococcales bacterium carries:
- a CDS encoding aspartate aminotransferase family protein encodes the protein MPVPNVVTEIPGPRSRELSARLAAVECPAFEARRDARAKASGEDHAPIVLSHGEGDIVWDVDGNAFVDLVAGFGSLALGHAPAEVVRAASKAAERLPVALGDVYASEAKVRLCEALAALYPEPGARVMLGLSGADAVTCAMKTAVLARGRRGVLAFEGAYHGLSHGPLAACGLAPAFREPFADQLGAFVSFAPYPHDPSDLDVALSTAERVLQRGDVGLVLVEPLLGRGGCVEPPPSFLRELSVLARVHGALLAADEIWTGLGRAGSMIASIEASDGSWLPDLVCFGKALGAGFPISACVGRAEAFEAWGAHGGAALHTATHFGAPPACEAALVALAEITARRLPERSRRVGAALVRVLTESGFVVTGRGLMLGVDLRTPAHALAVSRRLLSRGFSTLTGGTRGSVLTLSPPLILDEAHVEPFVLALRAADHEAA
- a CDS encoding diguanylate cyclase translates to MSGDGDEKTRVTAIVQKPPGAAGPGGGDCLVVIYTKEPTLLGKRFVLDMSPLRIGRGPENHIVLEGDSVSRRHVHFEQRSSTWYAVDDGSTNGTYVNDDQIARECALANGDRVKIGPTIFKYLSGTDVESQYHEEIYRMTIIDGLTQAHVKRYLLESLEKEIIRARRHQRDMCLVMFDIDHFKRINDTQGHLAGDHVLKELARLVQARIRRDEVFARYGGEEFALLLPETTIEGAAQLAHDIRARVEENRFVFQNERIPVTISMGVAKLLDTHKSGLDLIRDSDERLYEAKRTGRNRVVVAQ
- a CDS encoding tetraacyldisaccharide 4'-kinase; translated protein: MEDVETLRARVERIAHGEGKSPLARALLDLAALPLLLGRTRARRLTLPSAARIVTVGGASLGGSGKTPLAVACARFLASEGARITFVGHAYGAHPRVALEVDEDTPLSVSGDEARVAYRQLRSAGVRVVVGPTRADAMRYAASTSDVLVVDGGLGLPATLSLLAIGPEDGDLAVALLARRADRVVPTVASSRVEAIDGDGLDVPLAGLRYGLVTAVARPGRVVRSLAPHPPVVHLSLGNHAAHAPHAVLDELTKRHGLDAWLATEKGPLAPGARVGAKPVHFLRHTIRLSPDVSEFLRQRVLGDGRTAVPPGRTQGAVVSV
- a CDS encoding DUF2252 family protein, which encodes MARIDAKELGRQAYRSDREAMRGRPKLLAAKVRKQLSSPFAFLRGQAATFYTMLAEAPELEAGPEGTGTLVGDAHLENFGAYRVDRAHRARPPKGTGGTREVAFDVNDFDDAWTGPFRYDVVRLATSFLLASRTHGLTGSATLDALDRLLDGYAAGAFGGQLPRVPEPVRALVARVEARSARDFLDARTTGRGKRRRFVRDGRYLPLGRRIQAEIPSAMQVYSDGLPEPSRLSAHELTVIDAALRVAGNGSLGVLRIAVLVRGRDEGWLFDLKEEPDSPAPARLVPGDHGDPVGRVLSAFATCVARPPSRLGRTHAGGRDLLVRRLGPDEDKLDVTKLSRDELTTLVPYLGSLLGRAHARTAAKGRKELRGVDLRDLGDRAFVLAGLHEIAFLGYAREATSTPGSYSFSRMKMK
- a CDS encoding NUDIX hydrolase; translated protein: MSRVRHLRPTIRPWSRVRSELVAEYRIFGIERHHIVDGDGRPRAEVNTFRFTDWCNVVAVTPEEQVVFVWQFRFGTGKMSLEIPGGAIDPGELPIDAARRELAEEAGYALGPEGITLLSSVDANPAMQGNQIHSFAAHGVVPTGETAFDELEELEVCLVDLEDVPLLIDEGLVRHALVVSALETYMRRRGVGARPKT
- the smpB gene encoding SsrA-binding protein SmpB, with protein sequence MANVDKSQKAKKAGGEKIVTKNRRATFDYEIDDTFEAGLVLVGSEVKSLRGGKCELVDAYAQVERGEAWLKQMYIAPFERAVAFPHEPRRSRKLLLHMREIERIDRAISREGYTLVPLRVYFKDGRCKVELGLAKGKKVHDKRADMARKTADREAKAAVGRGRKGDT